In the Hordeum vulgare subsp. vulgare chromosome 7H, MorexV3_pseudomolecules_assembly, whole genome shotgun sequence genome, one interval contains:
- the LOC123412621 gene encoding myricetin 3-O-rhamnoside 1,2-glucosyltransferase UGT709G2-like: MVAHVLAFPWPLQGHINPMLHLASALLDAGLRVTFLHTEHNLRRFIRVPPHHPRLRLLSVPDGLPDDHPRSVDGLMELVESMRTVASAAYRALLLRTMESEPDDAVTCVVADGVMPFAISVAEGIGVPALAFRTESACGFLAYLSVPRLLELGELPVPSDEQVHGVAGMEDFLRRRDLPRVVPVPLQRGNGEEEEVDSGRDPVPVLQTIADTAARCGESRALILNTSASMEGLALSGIAPHMRDVFAVGPLHARRARARQAAAETETEHVSGDDMSLTAWLDGHEDRSVVYVNLGSLTIISSEQLAEFLHGLVAAGYAFLCVFRRDMLHQMTAAVSLREAVEAVAGAGIDRALVVEWALQRDAHHVLRHRAVGCFLTHGGWNSTLEAAVEGVPAVCWPFFADQQTNSRFVGAVWKTGLDMKDVCDRAVVEKMVREAMESPEIRASAQSMARQLRLDVAEGGSSSSELERLVGLITELSAVKPAPALT; the protein is encoded by the coding sequence ATGGTGGCGCACGTGCTGGCGTTCCCGTGGCCGCTGCAAGGCCACATAAACCCGATGCTCCACCTCGCCTCCGCTCTCCTCGACGCCGGCCTCCGCGTCACGTTCCTCCACACCGAGCACAACCTCCGCCGCTTCATCCGAGTGCCGCCTCATCATCCACGCCTCCGCCTGCTGTCCGTCCCCGACGGCCTCCCCGACGACCATCCCCGCTCCGTGGACGGCCTCATGGAGCTCGTGGAGTCCATGCGCACTGTGGCCAGCGCAGCGTACCGCGCCCTGCTGCTGCGGACGATGGAGTCGGAGCCGGACGACGCGGTGACGTGCGTCGTCGCCGACGGCGTAATGCCGTTCGCCATCAGCGTCGCGGAGGGGATCGGCGTCCCGGCGCTGGCGTTCCGCACGGAGAGCGCGTGCGGCTTCCTCGCGTATCTGTCCGTGCCCAGGCTCCTCGAGCTCGGCGAGCTGCCCGTCCCTTCCGACGAGCAGGTGCACGGTGTCGCCGGGATGGAGGACTTCCTACGCCGCCGAGACCTTCCGCGTGTGGTGCCGGTGCCACTGCAACGAGgaaacggcgaagaagaagaggtcGACTCAGGCCGAGACCCCGTCCCCGTGCTGCAGACAATCGCCGACACCGCCGCTCGCTGCGGCGAGTCACGGGCGCTGATACTCAACACCTCCGCGTCCATGGAGGGGCTCGCGCTCTCTGGCATCGCACCGCACATGCGCGACGTCTTTGCCGTCGGCCCCCTCCACGCCAGGCGGGCCAGAGCCCGACAAGCCGCAGCAGAAACAGAAACAGAGCACGTGAGCGGGGACGACATGAGCTTGACGGCGTGGCTGGACGGCCACGAGGACCGGTCCGTGGTGTACGTGAACCTAGGGAGCCTCACGATTATCTCGAGCGAGCAGCTGGCCGAGTTCCTCCACGGCCTCGTCGCCGCCGGGTACGCCTTCCTGTGCGTGTTCCGGCGGGACATGCTCCACCAAATGACTGCCGCTGTGTCCCTCCGGGAAGCGGTGGAGGCGGTGGCGGGAGCCGGCATCGACAGGGCGTTGGTGGTGGAGTGGGCGCTGCAGCGGGACGCGCACCACGTGCTGCGGCACCGCGCGGTGGGGTGCTTCCTGACGCACGGCGGGTGGAACTCGACGCTGGAGGCCGCCGTGGAGGGCGTGCCGGCGGTCTGCTGGCCCTTCTTCGCCGACCAGCAGACCAACAGCCGCTTCGTGGGGGCCGTGTGGAAGACGGGGCTGGACATGAAGGACGTGTGTGACAGGGCCGTGGTGGAGAAGATGGTGAGGGAGGCCATGGAGTCCCCTGAGATCAGGGCGTCGGCCCAGTCCATGGCACGGCAGCTCAGGCTGGACGTCGCCGAGGGGGGCTCGTCGTCGTCCGAGTTGGAGCGGCTCGTTGGCCTCATCACCGAGCTCAGCGCCGTGAAACCTGCTCCCGCTCTCACTTGA
- the LOC123413451 gene encoding hydroquinone glucosyltransferase-like has translation MVRKGFDSHWIARVMQMVMSGRTTININGEVGPYFPTAQGVRQGDPVSPFLFKLVVDALAAILDNAKAVGHISGLCHHLLGAGGITHLQYADDTILMVQGPASDIAHLKFLLLCFQEMFALTINFSKSEVMVLGYTYEEKLSIANRLNCRLRTFSTTYLGMPINDSRILEKDLRLAVDKFQHRVDSWQGRWLSKAARMVLINSPVTSLLMYLMGFYSLNESLHHNIAKYHSRFFWAGKGDKQKYHMVKWSKICKPKDLPRVVPVPLQRGNGEEEEVDSGRDPVPVLQTIADTAARCGESRALILNTSASMEGLTLSGIAPHMRDVFAVGPLHARRARARQAAAETETEHVSGDDMSLTAWLDGHEDRSVVYVNLGSLTIISSEQLAEFLHGLVAAGYAFLCVFRRDMLHQMTAAVSLREAVEAVAGAGIDRALVVEWALQRDAHHVLRHRAVGCFLTHGGWNSTLEAAVEGVPAVCWPFFADQQTNSRFVGAVWKTGLDMKDVCDRAVVEKMVREAMESPEIRASAQSMARQLRLDVAEGGSSSSELERLVGLITELSAVKPAPALT, from the coding sequence ATGGTCAGGAAGGGCTTTGATTCACACTGGATAGCGAGGGTGATGCAGATGGTGATGAGTGGGAGGACGACCATTAACATCAATGGAGAGGTTGGCCCATACTTCCCCACGGCCCAGGGTGTTCGGCAAGGGGACCCGGTTTCCCCCTTCCTCTTCAAACTTGTGGTTGATGCCCTGGCCGCCATCTTAGACAATGCCAAGGCCGTCGGGCATATATCGGGGCTTTGCCACCATCTCCTTGGTGCGGGTGGAATCACACACCTTCAATATGCCGATGACACAATCCTGATGGTCCAGGGGCCGGCTAGTGACATCGCCCACTTGAAATTCCTGCTCCTTTGCTTTCAGGAGATGTTTGCCCTAACGATTAACTTCTCCAAGAGTGAAGTTATGGTATTAGGCTACACATACGAGGAGAAGCTTAGTATAGCGAACCGACTCAATTGCCGTCTTCGAACCTTCTCAACAACCTACCTCGGCATGCCCATTAATGATTCCCGGATCCTGGAGAAGGATTTGAGACTAGCGGTGGACAAATTCCAACACCGGGTGGACTCATGGCAAGGGCGTTGGTTGTCCAAAGCGGCTAGGATGGTTCTGATCAACTCGCCCGTGACGAGTTTATTGATGTATTTAATGGGATTCTATAGCCTGAATGAATCCCTGCATCACAACATTGCCAAGTACCATTCCCGGTTTTTCTGGGCTGGGAAAGGTGACAAGCAGAAGTACCACATGGTAAAATGGTCGAAGATTTGTAAACCCAAGGACCTTCCGCGTGTGGTGCCGGTGCCACTGCAACGAGgaaacggcgaagaagaagaggtcGACTCAGGCCGAGACCCCGTCCCCGTGCTGCAGACAATCGCCGACACCGCCGCTCGCTGCGGCGAGTCACGGGCGCTGATACTCAACACCTCCGCGTCCATGGAGGGGCTCACGCTCTCTGGCATCGCACCGCACATGCGCGACGTCTTTGCCGTCGGCCCCCTCCACGCCAGGCGGGCCAGAGCCCGACAAGCCGCAGCAGAAACAGAAACAGAGCACGTGAGCGGGGACGACATGAGCTTGACGGCGTGGCTGGACGGCCACGAGGACCGGTCCGTGGTGTACGTGAACCTAGGGAGCCTCACGATTATCTCGAGCGAGCAGCTGGCCGAGTTCCTCCACGGCCTCGTCGCCGCCGGGTACGCCTTCCTGTGCGTGTTCCGGCGGGACATGCTCCACCAAATGACTGCCGCTGTGTCCCTCCGGGAAGCGGTGGAGGCGGTGGCGGGAGCCGGCATCGACAGGGCGTTGGTGGTGGAGTGGGCGCTGCAGCGGGACGCGCACCACGTGCTGCGGCACCGCGCGGTGGGGTGCTTCCTGACGCACGGCGGGTGGAACTCGACGCTGGAGGCCGCCGTGGAGGGCGTGCCGGCGGTCTGCTGGCCCTTCTTCGCCGACCAGCAGACCAACAGCCGCTTCGTGGGGGCCGTGTGGAAGACGGGGCTGGACATGAAGGACGTGTGTGACAGGGCCGTGGTGGAGAAGATGGTGAGGGAGGCCATGGAGTCCCCTGAGATCAGGGCGTCGGCCCAGTCCATGGCACGGCAGCTCAGGCTGGACGTCGCCGAGGGGGGCTCGTCGTCGTCCGAGTTGGAGCGGCTCGTTGGCCTCATCACCGAGCTCAGCGCCGTGAAACCTGCTCCCGCTCTCACTTGA